The DNA sequence TTCAGAGGCTGGCATCACTACGACACAAAGGGATAAAGGAAGCCGccgagaaagagagagacagcatCTCATACGACAGGCTACGCCCCATGTAGTGACCTACATCGCTTTACGGCTATTAGTCATCCCACGTGGCCGACAGTAGTGCACTATATGGAGGGAACAGTATGATGTCAGAGAGATTAGTCCCCAGAACGGCTGCTGAGGTGTGGCCCCGCGCTGGTGTCAGGTTGTCACATTTGATGGAAGATCATAGCTATGTCAGAGGTGACTATGTGTAGAAGATGACCTCGGGAATCTGTCCGTCCTCTACAGAAGTGCCGTTGTTGTTGCCCGCCGCGTAGCAGAAGGTGAAACATGTCTTTGTGCCAGTGGATGATGACTCATGTGTTACCTTCCGCATCCCCTTAGTCCCATAGTGAGAGTCTGGGCCCtgcaagacagacagagagggtgaATACACTGGTGGAGCCAACGCCGCACAGTGACAGATTAGATATTCCAATAAAGGGGAAAAGAACCTGTCcattaattgaatttttttttttttatataagtgattaattatttaaagctggggaaggcagaaatctggaaaaggaaaagaaaacacaccctcctcctgtagttctcctctctctgttctaagcccctcccaccaggcGACCATGGGCATATGCACGCACTTCATACAGtcacccagtgtttcccattcattgatttatttaatcttatttcattgtacagCTGCACGCAGCTCATTCGCTCAACCCCTCCTTGCCTACCCCTGTAGACCACGTCCCCAGgaagagagcaggcagcagctcaggagacaGACCTCTGGTTGGTGGCTGTAGCATGggtgtcacagtgggctggtCGCCAGCGCTGGGTCTACGCTATGCAACTGCAACCGAAAAAGACTGCTCTACTGGTGATGAGTCGGGGCGGTTAGGTCACATGGTGCTGGGACTTTGGGTTACTGTGACCGCTGACTGGGGGTCAATCTccggagctgctgcctgctctcatccCGTTAAAGTGGTGTGTAGCGGTGGGCAGTGTGGCAGAGGACTCACTGTGATatgaggctctagctaacgttaggtaTGTAAATctgaacttgaagctgcagccGTGAGTCTTTGGTTAGCAGACGGCTAAACAGTTAGTAACCTTTTGCTCTATCTCTCAAACCCTTGCAGATATTGACttgtgttttactttgtttattgtcagtctCTCTTTTAGATTCTGTTTTTGGTAAGTGTGTCTTTCTCTTCTGGGTTGCTCTGGAGTGTAGGCTAACgttggaatagcaactttctctgtaGGATTCTCTGCCATTCTCTGCCGGATGCAGCCGCGAGCCGCAAAACGAGCTAAAACAGTAACGgaggcaaatgcgtcccgtataggtttgtgcattaaaagtgcttttttcgctactgaccagttcagatcgccagtgttatctctgtaaacagcatactaagcgtttcccttaccttaacgcatttgcccccgttaccgttttagctcgtttggCGGCTCccagctgcatccgcctccctcaatactgaaccaattttagaacaagttgtacctatgaatcatatgcacacatacacatggggaaatagggcccaggttgaaaaatacacaaattatcCTTTAAATCAGGCTTTTACCCGTCTCCCATCACAGCTTAGATTTTCTAAAGACTGACAACAGAACCAAGAGGAGGCACAGACATCTTGTTTCCTCTCAGTCCAGTTGAATTACAATATACTTAATGTTTATGATGGGATATTTTTCCCCCAATGACGGCgaaattaaactgcctaccccatCTTTAAGTCaagcttttcaaatgtgaagatttgaCAGTTTTCCTTCTCTTCTGTGAGAGTTAATTGAATATATTTGGATTTGTGCACTGTTTAaacgctgtgaaaacattttatagaccaaattaTGACggaaaaataatcattagttgcagccctggtAAAAACACATATCTTTTCCTAGGTTAGACATTAAACGCTCTACTCAACAGTGTAGTGCTGCATATGTATCTGGTGTCATTACAAACACATCACAGACCTTCAGTGTAGCACAGGCAGTGTAGTTAACGTTGGGTAATATCTCCACTGGTTCTTTGAACATGACTCTGAAGGTGTTGGCCGATCCATCGCAGCTGAAGCCTGTGTCATTCTGGCCCAGCACTGtgttactgtctgtgtgaatGATCTGtgtggagagaaggcagacaaaAACATGTACAAAAGGTTATACTACATGCCTACGATATGGAGTGAAACTCATGACAacttttttaaagggttaggGTTCACACCTGTATGTTAACTTGGTAGTCTGTTGGTCCGTGTATAGAGCCGTAGAGACCGAACCCAACCACAAATATCCTTCTGTTTACTGAGAAcctgagaagagaaacagaacgGGAACATATCAAGAGGAGGATATGATAGTTAACTGTTCATTCACAGTGGAGGCATGCACTAACCCTTGGTGACTAACTGATGCACAAATGGTTAATTGTgaagtgaagtattcctttaatttcGTTCTGTAGTCACAAATCAGACACCTTCTTCTTAACAACTGGCATTTTCACTTGGCTTTGCAGAGAAAGCATTAAGTATAGTCCTGCCACAGTATGCACTCTGCTATGTGCTTAAATTTTTTAAATCCTCTGCTCCTCACTCACCGTATGCGGTCGCTTGTCCCGCTGTAACCCCAGCGACTCTCCACCTGCCCAAAGCGCGTGATGCTGCACTCCTTCCCGCGGAGGCAGCAGCGAGGCCGGTCGATGAATTCGACGCGAGGCTTTGGGTTTACAGTGAAGTGGAGGAAGAGACTCACCACCTCTCTGTCAGTCAGAATACTGGACTGGGCTGGACCTGAAGGGACGATGACAAGACCTGAGGATCAGCGACTGGAGTACAAGATGTGTGAATGTTTCGGCAAAGAGAGAAGAACTGACAAAAAGTGAAAGCTTCTGTTGACCTGCAGCAAACTCCTCAATGGTCATGAGAGGGAAGCGGATGAGTGTGAGAGCTTTGCCCAGCACTTTGCGTTTATTCTCAGGCGtgggctgcagctgctgcctgtGAGCCTCGGCCTCTGCCCAACGCACCGCAGCACCAAACAAACGCACCTCCCTCACCCCGAGAGTATCCCTCTCCAACACTGCCACCAACGTATCTaaaggagggagagatgaaaACCACTGGTCAGTCAGACTGTTTTTCTGAACACAACATGTGACAGTAGTGACAACATTCACCAGGCGTCATTACCCAAATCTATGTCTGTAAAGCCTTCAGCGGCCAGAGCATCTCCAGTGTTCTTATCAATGTTTTCTAGGCAGAGGCTGGCAAGCTGAGGCTCATCAAACAACCGTGCCTGAAATGAAGAATACACTTTTTTTCAATGACACATCCCATTTAACAATTCAGAATTGTGATCTGCACTTTAAAAGGATGAAAATTCAGTAttaaaaggagcagtgtgtgggatttagtggcatctagtggtgaggactgcagactgcaactaGCTGAAGCTTCTCCCATGTGCAGAGTGTGAACTCCCAGTTAGATTTACTTTAGTGAtgattgttcaggaggtttttaccaggaaataaattatttgcagaggtctTTCCCTGCCCAAAACAAATGTACCCCAT is a window from the Epinephelus fuscoguttatus linkage group LG15, E.fuscoguttatus.final_Chr_v1 genome containing:
- the LOC125902698 gene encoding BTB/POZ domain-containing protein 2, with the translated sequence MKRVVYAYTRLKMAAGDNSGRPPCLNFSGPGPLGNSQPSNSVFSMPASNGGAVGAAGGAQGAARRPNPQLGPGGGDSNGVSSGAPPTAQNSLQQSAAAGAAAAGAMATPASNMATTAASNASAAAAPTATPAAASVLVYREPVYNWQATKSTVKERFAFLFNNEVLSDVHFLVGKGMGVQRIPAHRFVLAVGSAVFDAMFNGGMATTSTEIELPDVEPAAFLALLKFLYSDEVQIGPETVMTTLYTAKKYAVPALEAHCVEFLKKNLRADNAFMLLTQARLFDEPQLASLCLENIDKNTGDALAAEGFTDIDLDTLVAVLERDTLGVREVRLFGAAVRWAEAEAHRQQLQPTPENKRKVLGKALTLIRFPLMTIEEFAAGPAQSSILTDREVVSLFLHFTVNPKPRVEFIDRPRCCLRGKECSITRFGQVESRWGYSGTSDRIRFSVNRRIFVVGFGLYGSIHGPTDYQVNIQIIHTDSNTVLGQNDTGFSCDGSANTFRVMFKEPVEILPNVNYTACATLKGPDSHYGTKGMRKVTHESSSTGTKTCFTFCYAAGNNNGTSVEDGQIPEVIFYT